Proteins encoded in a region of the Vicia villosa cultivar HV-30 ecotype Madison, WI linkage group LG5, Vvil1.0, whole genome shotgun sequence genome:
- the LOC131603832 gene encoding 2-oxoglutarate-Fe(II) type oxidoreductase hxnY-like, translating to MKKENAEAVLNCIDFSNDNIQQSVNLLKQSCTDSGFFYIINHGISQEFMDQVFDQSKKFFSLPLNEKMKVLRNDKSRGYTPLLDEILDPQNQLHGDFKEGYYIGVEATDPLDHKPFHGPNLWPASDVLPGWRETMEEYQRRALEVGKAVAKIIALALDLDANFFDKPETLGDPIAIVRLLHYQDKISDPSQGLYAAGAHTDYGLITLLATDDVPGLQICKNKEAEPQIWEDVKPLKGAFIVNLGDMLERWSNCTFKSTLHRVIGNGQERYSIAYFLEPGHDCLVECLPTCKSDANPPKFAPIYYRDYLSQRYKETHADLLVYDKQQS from the exons ATGAAGAAAGAGAATGCAGAAGCAGTCCTCAATTGCATTGACTTCTCCAACGACAATATCCAACAATCCGTTAATTTACTCAAACAG TCTTGCACCGATTCTGGGTTTTTCTATATTATCAACCATGGAATCAGCCAGGAGTTTATGGACCAGGTTTTTGATCAGAGCAAGAAATTTTTCAGTCTTCCACTCAACGAGAAGATGAAGGTTCTCCGAAACGATAAGAGTAGGGGATACACTCCTCTTCTCGATGAAATCCTTGACCCTCAGAACCAGTTACATGGTGATTTTAAAGAAGGTTATTATATTGGAGTTGAAGCTACTGATCCACTTGATCACAAACCTTTTCATGGCCCAAACTTATGGCCTGCATCAG ATGTTCTCCCGGGATGGAGGGAGACTATGGAAGAATACCAACGCCGAGCATT AGAAGTGGGGAAAGCAGTTGCAAAGATAATAGCTCTTGCACTTGATTTGGATGCTAATTTTTTCGATAAACCAGAAACCCTAGGAGACCCCATTGCAATTGTGCGTTTGCTACACTATCAAG ATAAGATCTCAGATCCGTCGCAAGGTTTATACGCAGCTGGAGCTCATACCGATTATGGTCTGATTACTTTGTTAGCAACCGATGATGTCCCGGGTCTTCAA ATATGCAAAAATAAGGAAGCTGAACCTCAGATATGGGAGGATGTGAAACCACTAAAAGG AGCATTTATAGTTAATCTTGGAGACATGTTGGAGCGCTGGAGCAACTGTACTTTCAA GTCAACATTGCACAGAGTTATAGGAAATGGTCAAGAGAGATATTCT aTTGCATATTTCTTGGAGCCTGGTCATGATTGTCTAGTGGAATGCTTGCCAACCTGCAAATCAGATGCAAATCCTCCTAA ATTTGCTCCTATCTATTACCGGGACTACTTGAGTCAGCGCTATAAGGAAACACATGCTGATCTGCTGGTATATGATAAACAACAATCCTGA
- the LOC131603831 gene encoding NADP-dependent malic enzyme has product MESTLKSFRDGESVLDLSPRSCVSGGVEDIYGEDRATEDQLVTPWTFSVASGYSLLRDPQYNKGLAFNEKERDAHYLRGLLPPVVSSQQLQEKKLMHNIRQYEVPLQKYQAMMDLQERNERLFYKLLIDNVEELLPIVYTPVVGEACQKYGSIFKRPQGLYISLKEKGKILEVLKNWPERSIQVIVVTDGERILGLGDLGCQGMGIPVGKLALYSALGGVRPSACLPITIDVGTNNEKLLNDEFYIGLRQKRATGKEYYDLLHEFMSAVKQNYGEKVLVQFEDFANHNAFELLAKYGTTHLVFNDDIQGTASVVLAGVVAALKLIGGTLPEHKFLFLGAGEAGTGIAELIALEMSKQTKAPIEESRKKIWLVDSKGLIVSSRANSLQHFKKPWAHEHEPVSTLIEAVKVIKPTVLIGSSGVGKTFTKEVVEAMTANNKIPLILALSNPTSQSECTAEEAYQWSEGRAIFASGSPFDPVEYKGKVYYSGQANNAYIFPGFGLGLVMSGAIRVHDDMLLAASEALAKQVTEENYKKGLTYPPFSNIRKISANIAANVAAKAYELGLATHLPRPQDLVKYAESCMYSPLYRNYR; this is encoded by the exons ATGGAGAGTACGCTTAAGTCCTTCAGAGATGGTGAGTCGGTGCTGGACCTCAGCCCAAGATCCTGCGTAAGTGGTGGTGTTGAGGATATCTACGGCGAGGATCGTGCTACCGAAGATCAACTAGTTACCCCTTGGACTTTCTCTGTTGCCAG TGGGTACTCTTTGCTGAGAGATCCACAATACAATAAAGGGCTGGCTTTCAATGAGAAAGAGAGGGATGCACACTATTTGCGCGGCCTCTTACCTCCTGTTGTTAGCTCCCAGCAACTTCAG GAGAAGAAACTGATGCATAACATCCGCCAATATGAGGTTCCCTTGCAAAAGTACCAAGCCATGATGGACCTTCAG GAGAGGAATGAAAGATTGTTTTATAAACTTCTTATCGACAACGTTGAAGAATTACTCCCGATTGTATATACTCCGGTTGTTGGCGAGGCTTGCCAGAAATATGGGAGCATATTCAAGCGTCCTCAGGGTCTTTACATTAGTTTGAAAGAAAA GGGAAAAATTCTTGAGGTTTTGAAAAACTGGCCAGAGAGGAGTATTCAGGTTATTGTTGTAACAGATGGTGAACGGATTTTGGGACTCGGCGATCTCGGATGCCAG GGTATGGGAATTCCTGTTGGGAAACTGGCTTTGTACTCGGCACTAGGAGGAGTTCGTCCTTCAGCA TGTTTACCGATTACGATTGATGTGGGGACAAATAACGAGAAATTACTTAATGATGAGTTTTACATTGGCCTTAGACAAAAGAGAGCAACTGGGAAG GAGTACTATGACCTTCTGCATGAGTTCATGTCTGCAGTGAAGCAAAACTACGGCGAAAAAGTTCTTGTTCAG TTTGAAGATTTTGCAAATCACAATGCTTTTGAGTTGCTTGCAAAATACGGTACAACTCATCTAGTTTTCAACGACGATATACAG GGGACTGCATCTGTTGTTCTAGCTGGAGTTGTAGCAGCCTTGAAGCTCATCGGTGGTACCCTACCTGAGCATAAATTCCTCTTCCTCGGTGCTGGAGAA GCAGGAACTGGCATAGCAGAGCTAATCGCTCTTGAGATGTCAAAGCAG ACTAAAGCACCTATTGAAGAGAGTCGTAAGAAGATATGGCTAGTAGATTCAAAG GGTTTAATTGTTAGTTCGCGGGCGAATTCACTTCAACACTTCAAGAAGCCTTGGGCTCATGAACATGAACCTGTTAGCACTCTCATTGAGGCCGTTAAG GTGATCAAGCCTAcagttctgattggatcatccggAGTAGGAAAAACATTTACAAAGGAAGTAGTTGAAGCTATGACAGCAAACAATAAG ATTCCTCTCATTTTGGCTCTTTCCAATCCAACCTCACAGTCTGAGTGTACAGCTGAAGAGGCATACCAATGGAGCGAG GGTCGTGCAATCTTCGCTAGCGGGAGTCCATTCGATCCTGTTGAATACAAAGGCAAAGTTTATTATTCTGGCCAG GCCAACAATGCATACATTTTCCCAGGCTTTGGTTTGGGTTTAGTTATGTCAGGAGCAATCCGAGTACACGATGACATGCTTCTAGCAGCAT CCGAAGCGTTGGCGAAGCAAGTGACCGAAGAGAACTACAAAAAGGGCTTGACTTATCCACCTTTCTCTAATATCAGAAAAATATCAGCCAACATCGCTGCAAATGTTGCGGCCAAGGCATATGAACTAG GTTTGGCTACGCATCTTCCTCGTCCTCAGGATCTTGTCAAGTATGCCGAGAGTTGCATGTATTCGCCTTTATATCGCAACTATCGATGA
- the LOC131608180 gene encoding uncharacterized protein LOC131608180, whose protein sequence is MEIEARKGVVAKKLWKMVRVLFFMITKGIAKIHLNLILKRGKLAGKDFINTLIMNRQLYYSSFTCRSCGNGNSFISPLEFEFSCSNTPLHHSSRRFSRPRQRYGDVFIMNNNNDMMLNNEKVEAVKNSSLDTFPGFGKNPVGRQLRVTDSPFLVQDKGDSNQVDMAAEEFINNFYKQLNRQNRSIATYES, encoded by the coding sequence atggaaattgaagcaaggaAAGGGGTTGTAGCAAAAAAGCTATGGAAAATGGTACGTGTATTATTCTTCATGATAACAAAAGGCATAGCCAAGATACATCTTAACTTGATTCTCAAACGTGGAAAACTTGCTGGGAAAGACTTCATCAACACTCTCATCATGAACCGCCAATTATATTATTCCTCCTTCACTTGTCGCTCCTGCGGCAACGGTAACTCCTTCATATCTCCATTGGAATTCGAATTCAGCTGCAGCAACACTCCTCTCCACCACTCTAGCCGCCGCTTCTCGAGGCCGCGTCAGCGATATGGAGATGTTTTCATcatgaataataataatgacatGATGTTGAATAATGAGAAGGTGGAGGCTGTGAAAAATTCTTCTTTGGATACATTTCCTGGTTTTGGAAAGAACCCTGTTGGGAGACAACTAAGAGTTACTGATTCGCCTTTTCTGGTCCAAGATAAAGGGGACAGCAATCAAGTGGACATGGCAGCTGAAGAATTCATTAACAATTTCTATAAACAACTCAATAGACAAAACAGATCAATAGCTACTTATGAGTCATga